Sequence from the Desulfovibrio intestinalis genome:
CGCTGCCAAAGCGCAGGTCGTTAAACAAGGCGTAGGCAAAGCGCGTATCTTTGGCAGGGGTATCGCTGGCTGCGGCGCTTGGCGCGCGTGCGTCGTCGGGCGTGTTTGCAGCATCTGCAGGGCTTGTGTTGTCTGGCGAACTCGCCGCGTTTGCAGTTACTGTGCCTGCTGTGGCTGCAGTGGTCGTTGCGCCCGTTGCGGCTGTCGCGTCTCCAGTCCCCGGCAGGGCAGGGGCCGCCGCCCCTGCAAGAGCTTCCGCAGGCTTAAAGTCGTCGGACAGAGGACTTATGACTGGCAGCAGGGTAAAACCAAAAAATGCTTCCGCCGCAACGGACTGCCGTGCCAGCTCTGCCAGAAGTTCTGGCGGTGCGGCTCTGTGGGCTGTTGCGGCGTTGCGGGGCTGTCCCAGGGCGTTGAGTCCCTGACTGTAGACCATTCTGCCTTCGGGGCCGTCCGTTTCATACAATGTGCGCCAGAACAGGGGGCCGAAAGCGTCGGGCAGCAGCACAACCTGCCGCACGGTCTGTTGCGTATTTTGGCCTTCAGCGGCGAGGCGACTTTCGGTCTGGGCCGTATGCCAGGCATTGAGGCCTATGCACAGCGCCGGGTAAACAAATATCCAGGCCAGGGCCAAACGCATGAGGCCGCGTTTGGCCCGCCAGCGCAACACGGCCCAGAGCAGGGGCAGGGTCAGCAGCAGGTCAATAATATATACGGCATTAAGCCGCACCCTGTCATAAGAAAAGGGCAGATAGATCATTGTGCCGTAGGTGGTGACGACATCCAGCCAGATGTGCAGCAGCACCATGCAGACCATGAACAGCCAGACCTTGGGGAAACTCCAGTGGCCGGGCGTGCCGGATTTCCACATGGGGCGCGCCAGCAGCGTCAGAAGCAGCCCCAGCAGCGGAGCCGCCGCCAGAGAATGCGTGATGCCCCGGTGCAGGAGCAGAAATTCCAGAGGCGTATGGCAAAGGGTGACGTCAATATCGGGTGAAGCTGCGGCTATGGCAGCCAGTGGAACGGCCCATCGGGTGGCGGGGCGGTTTGGCATGGCCAGCATGGCTACAGCGCCGCTGGCGGCATGGGTAATGGGGTCCATAGGTAGCTACTGCTTGAAGGGGCTGCGTTGTTTGGGCACGGCTCTGTATGCCGGGTCTTCAGGGCTGACGTCCTTATCCAGGCCGTGGGCCCGGTTGAACTGCTGCATACGCCACTGTTGCGTGTTAGCCATAACATCCGGGCGGTTTTGCAGATAGAGCAATTGTTGCGTTCTGCTGGCTCCCATGATGGGGTAGCGCATCTGGTCTTCGGCGCTCACGCCCAGAGGGCGTGATTCATTATCAGAAGAGGTGCCTGCGCCGATGTCCTTGGGGCCGCATGCAGAGAGCAGTCCTGCCAGGGCAAGGCTGCACAGCAGGACATAACGGAACGGACGGTGGGCGAACGGAGTCTTCATGACTGTAGTATAGTCTCGTGCGCGGCTTACGGCAAGAGGCGGTTTTTCAAAGGCGGGCAGGCGCACTTGTGCTTGCCATGCGGTCGGTGTCAGGCTATGCTGCTGCATTGATTAAGTAACGGTGCGGCGAGCCCGCGCACTACATACAGGAGATGCCATGCGTCCCGCCCACTGCGGTATTACCCCTGAAGGATGGCCCTGCATAGGCCTTACCGGATTTTCGGCCCTTGTGTTCGCAGCCTTGGGCTGGTGGCCTTTGGCCCTGGTATTTCTGGCCCTGTGCTGGTTCAGCATGCATTTTTTCCGTGATCCCGAGCGCGTGACGCCGCAGGGCGAGGGGCTTGCTATCAGCCCTGCCGACGGCAAAGTTATTCGCATTGAAGAAAAGCTCGATCCTTTCAGTGGCGAAAAACGCCTGTGCATCAGCATTTTTATGAATGTGTTCAGCGTGCACGTGAATCGTTCGCCCGTGGCGGGCACGGTGGAAGATATTCGTTATTTCCCCGGCAAGTTTGTCAACGCGGCCTTTGACAAGGCTGCCACGGACAACGAACGTTGCGCCTACAGCCTGCGTGATGCTGGCGGAAAACAGTGGTCTATGGTGCAGATTGCGGGTCTTGTGGCCCGGCGCATTGTCTGCCGCACTGCCATCGGCGATACGCTTGAACGCGGTGAACGCTATGGCATGATTCGTTTCGGATCACGAGTTGACCTTTACCTTCCTGAAGGATATGTTGCTGCAGCGCAGTTGGGACAGCAGGTTTTTGCAGGGCAGTGTGTTGTTGCCCGCGCAGGACAGGAATAGGTTTTTTTGTCTCGCTGCATAAGGCCAAACGGCCATAATGGTGAAGCATGACCACAGAAGTTAAAAAGCCACGCAAGGGAGTATACCTCCTGCCAAACATGATCACGACGTTGAGCATGTTTCTTGGCTTTTTGTCTATGGTATGGGCCGGGCAAGGGCGCTTTGAAGCGGCCTGCATGGCTATTCTGCTTTCTGCCGTTATGGACGGTCTTGATGGAAAGGTGGCCCGTCTTACCAACACCGCCAGTGAATTTGGCGTTCAGTACGACTCGCTTGCCGACCTTGTGGCCTTCGGCCTTGCCCCTGCCATGTTGCTGTGGCAGTGGGAGCTGCATGACCTCAACCGCATGGGCATTGCAGCGGCTTTTATTTATGCCGCCTGCGGAGCTTTGCGGTTGGCACGGTTCAATGTCAGCACTGCCGCAACGGGCAAGCGCTTTTTTATCGGTCTGCCCATTCCGGCTGGCGGCTGCACCGTTGTGACCTTTGTATTTTTTGCCGCTTTGTTCCCTGACGTGTTTCAGCCTGCAAAGCCGTACATGGCCCTTTTGCTGGCCGTGGGCGTGGGCATTTTGATGGTGAGCCGGGTGCGTTATTTCTCCTTCAAGGAGTATGACTTCCTGCGTGCTCATCCCATCCGCACCATGCTGGCTTTTCTGCTCATCCTTGCCACCGTCATTTCCTTCCCGCGCGTCATGGGCTTCATGCTTTGCGCCGTTTACATTGCCGGTGGCCTTGTCTACACCTTTGTCATCCTTCCCCGCCGCGACCGTCAGCTACTACGCGCCCTATCGCCTCAGAGCGATTAAGGTTGCGTAACGGTTCGCCGCCCATTGGGCGGAATGACGCTCTCTGGACCGCCGCCCTGCCGGTGGCCGTTATGCAAGAATATACCACTTGTCATACCCAGAGGAGATAGTCATGAATAACCGCGTTTATTTTTTCGATACCACCTTGCGTGATGGCGAACAATCGCCCGGCGCGACCATGAATTTACAGGAAAAATTGCGTCTGGCCCATCAGCTTGAAGTGCTGGGCGTGGA
This genomic interval carries:
- a CDS encoding phosphatidylserine decarboxylase family protein produces the protein MRPAHCGITPEGWPCIGLTGFSALVFAALGWWPLALVFLALCWFSMHFFRDPERVTPQGEGLAISPADGKVIRIEEKLDPFSGEKRLCISIFMNVFSVHVNRSPVAGTVEDIRYFPGKFVNAAFDKAATDNERCAYSLRDAGGKQWSMVQIAGLVARRIVCRTAIGDTLERGERYGMIRFGSRVDLYLPEGYVAAAQLGQQVFAGQCVVARAGQE
- a CDS encoding metal-dependent hydrolase, coding for MDPITHAASGAVAMLAMPNRPATRWAVPLAAIAAASPDIDVTLCHTPLEFLLLHRGITHSLAAAPLLGLLLTLLARPMWKSGTPGHWSFPKVWLFMVCMVLLHIWLDVVTTYGTMIYLPFSYDRVRLNAVYIIDLLLTLPLLWAVLRWRAKRGLMRLALAWIFVYPALCIGLNAWHTAQTESRLAAEGQNTQQTVRQVVLLPDAFGPLFWRTLYETDGPEGRMVYSQGLNALGQPRNAATAHRAAPPELLAELARQSVAAEAFFGFTLLPVISPLSDDFKPAEALAGAAAPALPGTGDATAATGATTTAATAGTVTANAASSPDNTSPADAANTPDDARAPSAAASDTPAKDTRFAYALFNDLRFGSDLAFVRAIIASRPNADVPFKYMAELELSTPGEAAALVDEGQNPGEARLVRERLRFSDSGKDSHWQSPMVPTPPSFWDWLIGLR
- a CDS encoding chemotaxis protein, which translates into the protein MKTPFAHRPFRYVLLCSLALAGLLSACGPKDIGAGTSSDNESRPLGVSAEDQMRYPIMGASRTQQLLYLQNRPDVMANTQQWRMQQFNRAHGLDKDVSPEDPAYRAVPKQRSPFKQ
- the pssA gene encoding CDP-diacylglycerol--serine O-phosphatidyltransferase, with amino-acid sequence MTTEVKKPRKGVYLLPNMITTLSMFLGFLSMVWAGQGRFEAACMAILLSAVMDGLDGKVARLTNTASEFGVQYDSLADLVAFGLAPAMLLWQWELHDLNRMGIAAAFIYAACGALRLARFNVSTAATGKRFFIGLPIPAGGCTVVTFVFFAALFPDVFQPAKPYMALLLAVGVGILMVSRVRYFSFKEYDFLRAHPIRTMLAFLLILATVISFPRVMGFMLCAVYIAGGLVYTFVILPRRDRQLLRALSPQSD